TGAGCGCCTTCTTCTACGCGCTCGTCCTCGTCCTCGGCGGCATGCTCGGCGCCAACGTCATCCACATGCAGGTGGACACCGCACTCGGTTACGCCGCCAGCGACAAGGGCCCCTTCCGCATCGTCAAGCCCGTCCAGCACGCCACCCGGCTGCACCACTTCCTGGTCTGCTCGGCGCTCATGGTCGTCCTGTCGATGCTGACCTCCGCGCTCGCCATGGCGGCGGCCGTCGGCGTCATCGGCATCGACGCCTCGAACCTGCCCATGCTGTGGCTCTTCGGAACCTGCGCCACGGCCGCCATGGGCATCACCGCGCTGGCCCTGCTCGCCGTCTTCGGCACCCCGGGCCCGCTCGTCTCCATGCTGGTCCTGATCGGTCTGGCCGTCCCGTCGGCCGGTGCCACCATCCCGATCCAGGCCCTCCCGGACTTCTACCGTTTCCTGGCCGAGTTCGAACCGTTCCGGCAGGTCGTCGACGGCGTCCGGTCCATCCTCTACTTCGGGGCCCAGACCGACGCGGGGCTCGGCCGCGCCTGGACCATGGTCGCCATCGGCTTCGGCGCCTCGCTCGCCCTCGGCCTCGTCTTCACCCGCCTCTACGACCGCCGGGGCCTGCACCGCTCGACTCCCCACCTGGCGCAGCCGGTTCCCGTCGGCTGAGTCCCGGGCGGCGACGGTGCGAGAATGCCCCGCATGGACGCGCAGGAGTTCGACCGGCTCGCCGCCCGGGCGCGGGAACTCGCCGTGCCGGGGCGGCGACGGGTGCTCGGGATCGCCGGGGCGCCCGGTGCCGGGAAGTCCACGCTCGCCGCGCGGCTCGTCGCCCGGCTCGACGGGCTGGCCGTCCTCGTCCCCATGGACGGCTTCCACCTCGCTCAGGCCGAGTTGGAGCGACTCGGGCGGGCCGACAGGAAGGGCGCGCCCGACACCTTCGACGCCGCCGGGTACGCCGCGCTCCTCGCCCGGCTCCGGGCCCCCGAACCCGGCACCACCGTCTACGCGCCCGCCTTCGACCGCTCCCTTGAGGAGCCGATCGCAGGGGCCGTGCCCGTACCGCCCGAAGTCCCGCTGGTCGTGACGGAGGGGAACTACCTCCTCCACGACGAGGGCGCCTGGTCCGCCGTCCTGCCCCTCCTCGACGAGGCCTGGTACCTGGAGCTGGACGCCCGCCGCCGTGTTCCCCGGCTCGTCGAGCGGCACGTCCGCTTCGGCAAGGACCGGGACCGCGCCGAGCGCTGGGTGCGCGACTCCGACGAGGTCAACGCCCGCCTGGTGGCCCGCGGCCGGGACCGCGCCCACCTCGTCGTACCGATGTCGTAGCGGTCCGGCAGGATGATCCGGACCGCCGGGCTCCGGCGGGTCGCAGGCTTACCCGTTTTTGGGGGGATTTTTGAGAACCAAGAAGCTGGCGGCGCTCGCACTGGGCGCCGTGACCGCTGCTGTCGTGTCGTTGTCGGTCCCGGCGGCCGCGGCGACCAGTGCCCCGCTCCTCGCGGCGGCCTCCGGGACCCAGGTCCCTCTGGCGGACATGCCTCCTTTGGAGGCGGTGTTCAACAACCCGCAGCCCAACGGCACCGCGGGCTACGACCGGACCATCGAGGACCGGCTCCTGTACCTGATAGGCAAGGCCACGCCGGCGTCCAGCATCCGGGTGTCCTTGTACGAGATGGAAGACAAGGCGATCGTCGACGCGCTCATCGGCGCTCATCAAAAGGGCACTGATGTGCGGGTCCTCAGCGAACGCTGCCCCTACGGGGAGACGGACCGTTGCGGAACCGCCCTCCCGGAGGCCACCCGTCTCGCGCAGGCGCTCGGCAACGCCCCGGACGGCAAGCCGCGCGTGGTCCTCTGCCGGCAGGGCTGCATGCAGACCAATGACATCAACCATGACAAGTTCTGGCTGTTCAGCGAGTTGAGCGATGGCGTGACGAACGTCGCCCACGTCGCGGTCCAGTCCTCGCACAACCTCGGTGCCACCACCGCCGGCCTCGCGGACAACATGGTCATCAGCGCGCGCGACGCGCAGATCTACCAGGGTTACGAGCAGACCTGGAACACCATGCGGGCCAAGGAACTCGCAGGCGAGACCGCCGGTCTCTGGCCTGACGTCGACGTCGCCGGGACCGGAGACTTCAGCGGGCACGCGGGTACGGTCGCGGGATGGCGCTACCCGCGGGTGGCCAGGAGCGGCGAGGTGATCAACGACCCGGTGGCCAGGAGCATCGCGGCTCTCGACTGCGCCACCGGCCCGGAGGTCCACATCGCGATGGCCTCGTGGGGCGGTCGCACCGAGGTCGACAACGCCCTCCGCACCAAGGTCGACGAGGTCGGCGCCAACGGGAAGCGGTGCAAGTTCCGGATCCTGACGGCCGGCACCCCCGAGCTCGCGGGGGCCCTGGAGCCGGACGCGGCGCATCCGGACCGGGACGTCCAGCTGTGGGCGGTCACGTCGAACCGGCTCAACGGGGCGTCGGGCGGACTGCACTCCAAGTACGTTCTCCTGTCCTGGGACGACGCTTTCGGTGCGCACCGCGTGGTGCACACCGGCTCCGACAACTTCAGCAACCCGGCCGTCGGAGCCGCCGACGAGTCGTCGCTGCGCATCACCGATCCGCGGATCTACGACGCCTTCAAGGCGAACTGGGACCTGCTGCGCACGCAGCACGACCTGACCGCGAACAACCTGACGGACATCCCGTTCCTGTACGAGTACGCCGCCAACGCGGACGGCACGAGGACGGCCCAGCCGTTCACGTTCGGGACGACCACGTTCGGCACGTTCCGCGACCCCAAGCACCCCCCGGTCAAGAGCACGGCCGCGGAGCGCGGCCACAAGACGGTCAAGGGTGACTTCAACGGCGACGGGGTGCTCGACATCGTCACCCTGAACGACGACGGCCTCGATGCCCAGGGCAAGAGCGCGTTCTCGTTCAAGACGTTCCTCGGCAAGCCCGACGGCCGCTACTCCACCGGCGTCAAGTCCTGGAGCGCGAACTCCGACTGGGGCTGGTACAGCAGCATGCGCCTCACCAGCGGCGACTACAACGGCGACGGCCGGGACGACGTCGCCGCGCTCTACAC
The DNA window shown above is from Streptomyces vietnamensis and carries:
- a CDS encoding phospholipase D-like domain-containing protein, which encodes MRTKKLAALALGAVTAAVVSLSVPAAAATSAPLLAAASGTQVPLADMPPLEAVFNNPQPNGTAGYDRTIEDRLLYLIGKATPASSIRVSLYEMEDKAIVDALIGAHQKGTDVRVLSERCPYGETDRCGTALPEATRLAQALGNAPDGKPRVVLCRQGCMQTNDINHDKFWLFSELSDGVTNVAHVAVQSSHNLGATTAGLADNMVISARDAQIYQGYEQTWNTMRAKELAGETAGLWPDVDVAGTGDFSGHAGTVAGWRYPRVARSGEVINDPVARSIAALDCATGPEVHIAMASWGGRTEVDNALRTKVDEVGANGKRCKFRILTAGTPELAGALEPDAAHPDRDVQLWAVTSNRLNGASGGLHSKYVLLSWDDAFGAHRVVHTGSDNFSNPAVGAADESSLRITDPRIYDAFKANWDLLRTQHDLTANNLTDIPFLYEYAANADGTRTAQPFTFGTTTFGTFRDPKHPPVKSTAAERGHKTVKGDFNGDGVLDIVTLNDDGLDAQGKSAFSFKTFLGKPDGRYSTGVKSWSANSDWGWYSSMRLTSGDYNGDGRDDVAALYTRAGAGDVWSFYTFLAQPDGTFTGPKRAFDSLVGWGKTSQMKIVSGKFNSDSRDDIAALYTYADGGLGLHTFTAKDDGTFNASFRSWYVTNQTGDYWGSGDRTTIVSGDFDGNGRDDIGALYDYADGAVGLHTFTTRTDGWFNAPVGSWKEYNWGSAKSMKLTSGDFDGDGRDDIASLYKYSVTAPDPVPMAVHIFGTQADGKFSAPFRGWYGTTFSPDSIQLP
- a CDS encoding nucleoside/nucleotide kinase family protein, coding for MPRMDAQEFDRLAARARELAVPGRRRVLGIAGAPGAGKSTLAARLVARLDGLAVLVPMDGFHLAQAELERLGRADRKGAPDTFDAAGYAALLARLRAPEPGTTVYAPAFDRSLEEPIAGAVPVPPEVPLVVTEGNYLLHDEGAWSAVLPLLDEAWYLELDARRRVPRLVERHVRFGKDRDRAERWVRDSDEVNARLVARGRDRAHLVVPMS